The nucleotide window CACTTCTTTAAGTAGCAATCTAAGAAGGCCATTTGcaataaaactggaaataatgAGGTCTCAAAACCGACAAATAACTTCATGAAGTCAATAAATCTGCACATAGAAGCTACAGCAAAAGCATTTGCTTACCCTACGGCAGCTTTTTCTAAATGAACTGATTCTGACAATTTGTCAGATTTAGATATTATTGTTCATTATTGTATGTATTATTATGATTTTGCTTCTACCTTCTGccattttattcaaaacaacaataactttattttcttctacatCGTTGtctcaaaattgattttcaatttgttaaaCTCATAGAAAACTACCTACCTCAATCACTTCCTATATGTGATTGGAATTGAAACTATCACTCTATAAACATGGGAGAAAAAATGGTGTATATAATTCcttcagaaatatattttggttgTGACGCTGTAGTCCCAATTCCTATTTAAATCTATTAAATCCATAAAAGGATATTTGACATCACGAGATTTCAAAGTTCGATGTCGGTGAGCGTTGATTCATAATCAATGGTATATTATCGATGCCCCTCGAGAGATATACATTTCGAGGTTGAATAAGTATCGCTAGATGGGGATAGGCGGttttataatacataaaaactTGTGACTCTCAAGAGTAACGTTTGTTTTCAgttttgaagttttgaaattCTTCTAAATATGGATAAATATGATAGTTTTGTCATTTGGATTATTATGTGTTGTAATTCTTTGTGTTCCGTTGCTATGTGGTACATAAAATTAAGTTGCATATTTCGAAAAAGAATATTTCTCGGGTCATTATTTACCATTCATTATTTACCCAAATTAGCCGTCTTCAACATTTAGCAATTTTTAGAATAGAATCATATAACAATATCTCATTAGAAGGGCACAAATGTAAgctatttttttgatattccagCAGATTCCAATCAGGGAGGCATTTATACTAACAATCCATTAAGGAAATATGTattacagttttatttttctacttaacACAAAAGCTATAgagtaaatatttcatatgataTGTCTTGtcgaataaaaattcataagaTATGAAAACggtatttctaaataaaaaataaggaaagtGCAATCGCGATTATTTAccgatatttaaattttcttaatctACAAATAAGTGTGGCGAGTCGAGAATTTAATTGATTgcttttttttaagttttataagTACTATTTTACCAAGTGTGTACTAAGTAAGAGTTTCTGTTTGGAAATTTCTCACTCGTTcggttgttattattatttttaaatttaaatatttttaaaattaaaataaaaaaacattcctGGCACATGGAAAAAAGGTGACGTACATAAACACACATTACTTTGTTGAAATTGTGTTTATCCTTCAGGAGAGAATAAAATTTGCGGTAATTCATTTTGAactatctaaataaaaatattcctatcaCTGGGATTGATGGAGAATTATATAGGAAACAGATGACTCGCACTTTAATCACCCTTCATAAATGAATAAGTTTATGAGGCAGTTGTTCCACGACTATGGAAATTAACATTTACGAAGCAATCAGATAATCCCAAATCACCATAAAATACACGTCAAATAAATCTACCTTTCATTTAAATGATGAATATAAAACTTTTCTAGgtaatgatataaaaatgtgaACATATTCATTGAAagtcaatttcaaaaattaaatatttggacTTATATTTTAGAGAATCACAGACTATCGTTTCACAGTTACTTGTATATTTTGGAAAGTTGAGGTACATCGATTTAATTATAACCCAAATTTAGCAAGATCACAAGGTAGTACCTGTTTTTTTGTGTAGTACACAACCAAATTTTTCTGTAGAAGAGCACCTGTGGAGTGGCCGGTCTGTCAAACGATTTAATTTCTCAATTGACtgatttattgaatatatgtgCTCATAAATGTCTGCGAACCATTTTCCAGTATATTATATGATGAGCGATAATGTAGGTCATGACGCAGATGAAGCAGCATGAGCTGTTCACGATATGCTATTAATGTAATAACTGTTTGAGGTGTGGAACTTAATATTTCAGTATTTGTTATTTTCGGAATCAACGTTTTCCTCAGCAACAGTATCAGATCTAATCAGGCATCTACTGATAAAGTTACCAACAAATGAAAACAATGCTGTGGATATAAATTACAGTgaggtttttaaaaaaattagcaatCATTACTCCTCTATAATCACCACAAACTGGTCCACGACATGGACCTTGAGGTCCGTCCTGTTCGGCTATGATAGAAGAGTTTAAAATTTGGCGATTGCAGTTATTTTTCAGAACAAATTTCAAGGAAggcttttttatttgtttgttcacTTTCTATAACCATTGGAGAAATCATTTTTGGTATAAGTACGTGCTTGTTTAGCAGCGAGAAgtcataatataattaaatgtcATAGTGAAcggttaattattataaatagtgataaatagttattataaatattgtctaGGGTAAGTGTGTAGATGAATTAAGTAAATAAGAGGAAGTGGGTATAATAAATCCACTCCACccttagaaatataatattttctattttgaaatttgaaaaataagatcGTCTGCTACATATCGGTAAGATgtaaatttagatatttctttGGTATAAACATGTTCTGTTGGATTTTGTTGCAAAGTTTTGTATTTGGTACTTTTGTCATTCACGACCCCATTTATGATTGCGAATTTCTTGACGACCCCACAtatagaagacgatccacacttgagtactagacaaatatccaggtaacttgatatttcgcaaacatccgtaatgaaaatttcatgtgataataaattccatctcTACACAGTAACGTTGGTTAAAGAGTTGttagatgacgattttgatcgacgtgaagagtttgcagatctaatgatggaaaatttttacaatcaaaacgatccaatttttttaagtaatgttatgttttgcgatgaggtccctttttgtattaatggaaacgtaaatcggcataattgtagatactggtcacgtaacaatcctcgttggttGCGTAAACACCACACCCAATATCCGGAAAtactgaatgtatgggctggaataataggcgaccAAATAATTGGTCTTTTTTTCATTGAGAGTAACTTAAATGGTCtggcgtatttagatttattggaaaatagtattatacctataaaaaacatcgtttataaaacaaaacctgccaatattcaggaattaaaagatagagAGAAAAGAATTGAGCAGttagggatgttgcaaaatatattgccaagttttcaaaaatcgcatggcttgtaTTAAAGTAAATGTTCATATGACgacaaatataaaagaaaaataaattaatattttttgatgatttatttattaggtaacaatatacatatacatatgaaaatatatagttttagaATTCGGTTTGAAACATAGAAAaatctataattaaaaattgctcaaaaaattataaaattgtatttattatagtttcaaaaataaaagtggATTCTGATTAATTCACTCGAATTTATTCAAGTAGTTAGGTGGTgagtattaaattaaaatataagtaaaaaatttaatgggATGAATGTACCTGTTTTTTATTGCataacaaatcaaattttgCTGCTGGACGTAGGAcatcttcaacattttttagcGCTGAACGATATTGGGATTTAATATGTGTTAAAGCTGAGAAACTAAATTCACATAAATATGTGGTGTTGAATGGCAGAAGTACATTTAACGCTATATCAGCGATTGTGGAAAATTCAGTTCTAGTTCTGATCCAGAATTCAGCCAtggactttttttgaaattgtagtTTTAAATTTGAGTCACTCGAAAGCTCAGCAAATTCCTCTTGAGCTTTAAGAGGCAGGTGATTAATCTCACTTAAGCCAATCTAAAACGGCTTTTCAATCCAAACtattttttggaaatcaatatttaatataaaatatgtacgGAACTGTATTTCTAGCGCTTTTAAGTGATCTACaataatttttgcaataaaagtttttcaatgaatttcctttattataaaattgtcgACACTGGAAAACATTTcgaacgaatttttttcgaCTCTACTTTtctaaatgttgattttttaatgaaactttcaattttatcatttgaagtAAATATATCGCAGTTTTTTCCTTGAAGAGACAGGTTGGGATCGTTTAACTTTGCAAAAATATCTGACAAATAACACAGCTTGGATAGcaagtcattttgaaaaaaaaaacagcaagCTCACATTTTCGTTCggttaaaaatatttcgatctCGTCctttaataacaataatcttcttaaactttgacttcttgACAACCATCTTACTTCTGCATGTGATAAAAAAGTTGTGTAGTTGGAATCCGTATCCTTACAGAGATTTGAAAATAAGCGGGTGTTAACGGCACGGCtcttaatgaaatttatgatCTTAACTGCATCCTGAAGCACATCGTTCAATTCTGGTGGTGATTTTTTTGCTGCAAGAACCTCTCGGAGAATAAGGCAGTGAGTAAAAGTTATATGATCATGATGAGCAGcttgaaaaattgatttgaaaccAATATTTTTGCCCGTCATCGCTCTTGCACCATCTGTGCATCTGTGTATGGTCTTCCATAGGACGACAAAATAACAATTCTTCCTCCATGCTTTCTTTATAAACGTACCTGACATATACTAACAACTGAGCCAATTTAGTAATATCAGTTGTTTCGTccaaatgaattgaaaattttgggCTTTCTTTAATTCTTATGATAAGTTGTACTAATTGATCATTGTTAACATCAGAAATTCTATTCGAGACAGTGTCGTTCGACAAAGGAATTTTTCGAATATCATTACCATATTTTCTTCCATGTAGCATTTCTACCATTTTAATAGCAGCAGGTAACATTTTGAACAGTGAACATATATTTTTAGCAATACAGTATGAAACTTCATATGGCgctagtaaatatttttcattaacggttataaatttttcaaagattttattttctttatttaaagaTTTCAACAGTCTTTGACTGCTTTGATTCAAGATgtctttttaattttgatggTTTCATAATCTCCGATCAGATCAAACAAAGAGGTTGTTCATTACCCttacattttgaaatgtaaagccaaattgaagaaaagactcatcatattttcttattcGCATATTAGATGCCTGTTTTCCAATACTTTGTCCTGCTTGAGAAGAGTTTGTAGTATTATCATCTGCGTCATTACCATTCTTATTTAAGTTCAACCATTTATCCATGGACAAACA belongs to Diorhabda carinulata isolate Delta chromosome X, icDioCari1.1, whole genome shotgun sequence and includes:
- the LOC130900546 gene encoding protein FAM200A-like yields the protein MLPAAIKMVEMLHGRKYGNDIRKIPLSNDTVSNRISDVNNDQLVQLIIRIKESPKFSIHLDETTDITKLAQLLVYVRCTDGARAMTGKNIGFKSIFQAAHHDHITFTHCLILREVLAAKKSPPELNDVLQDAVKIINFIKSRAVNTRLFSNLCKDTDSNYTTFLSHAEVRWLSRSQSLRRLLLLKDEIEIFLTERKCARDCSLKTRPIVEIPIRILTLLFNLERIKIENTDGYRYCEEELGLPEQIMSASTEIAGTHARVSGLIKVVTG